Proteins from one Vulgatibacter sp. genomic window:
- a CDS encoding cbb3-type cytochrome c oxidase N-terminal domain-containing protein produces MSEIKTPAQASEAGVDLDTGHEYDGIREFDNKLPNWWLATLFLTVFFGVGYWLYYHTLAVGPGQVAAYEMEMAEAATIAAEKAKARGAITDEVLVAMAGDAKVIESGKALYGQYCAACHGPEAGGLIGPNLTDAYWLNGKGAPTEIRQVVAVGVAAKGMPGWEQMLGAEKVEQITAFVYSLKGKNVPGKEPQGELAAK; encoded by the coding sequence ATGAGTGAGATCAAGACGCCAGCACAGGCGAGCGAAGCCGGCGTGGATCTGGACACCGGCCACGAGTACGACGGCATCCGCGAGTTCGACAACAAGCTGCCGAATTGGTGGCTCGCCACCCTCTTCCTCACCGTCTTCTTCGGCGTGGGCTACTGGCTCTACTACCACACGCTGGCGGTGGGGCCGGGGCAGGTCGCCGCCTACGAGATGGAGATGGCCGAGGCCGCCACCATCGCCGCGGAGAAGGCGAAGGCCCGCGGCGCGATCACCGACGAGGTGCTCGTGGCCATGGCCGGCGACGCCAAGGTGATCGAGTCGGGCAAGGCGCTCTACGGCCAGTACTGCGCCGCGTGCCACGGCCCGGAGGCGGGCGGCCTCATCGGCCCCAACCTCACCGACGCCTACTGGCTCAACGGCAAGGGCGCGCCCACCGAGATCCGCCAGGTCGTCGCGGTGGGCGTCGCGGCGAAGGGCATGCCGGGCTGGGAGCAGATGCTCGGCGCGGAGAAGGTCGAGCAGATCACCGCCTTCGTCTACTCGCTCAAGGGGAAGAACGTCCCGGGCAAGGAGCCGCAGGGCGAGCTCGCGGCGAAGTAG
- a CDS encoding 4Fe-4S dicluster domain-containing protein: MARETGPNLDRLSSIKEDGSRNFIQPADVKGRFVTWRRIVYATLIAIYVLLPFVKIGGHPAVFLDIEARRFFLFGATFNAQDAWLLFFLLASVGFGLLFFTAWLGRVWCGWACPQTVFLEGVYRRVERWIEGPREKRIRANAGPMTAGLFAKKALKHAAFVAISLLLAHVFVSFFVSLEALFAMVQRDPREHWVAFLWVFTVAALLYFNFAWFREQLCIVICPYGRLQSVMQDGHSLVIGYDVRRGEPRARITRADREKKIALPQVTGEALAAPAATTGLAALAAEAAAFTLPAAAPAAGAPPKGDCIDCRRCVVVCPTGIDIRNGLQLECIGCAQCIDACDEVMDKVGRPRGLIRYDSHAGLAGEPKRVVRGRLFAYGGALAVAILALAFGSTVGRKPFEANLLRVRGAPYVLEAGNIRNQYELHLVNKNAAETEFRIKVEVPAGAHVVLPRETVKLGSLQSFRLPIFVTMEEAAFTAPFEVEVEVTDGASTRHKEVEARFLGPLTRRNGT; encoded by the coding sequence ATGGCACGGGAAACAGGGCCGAACCTCGATCGCCTCTCCTCGATCAAGGAGGACGGTTCCCGGAACTTCATCCAGCCGGCAGACGTGAAGGGCCGCTTCGTCACCTGGCGGCGGATCGTCTACGCGACGCTCATCGCGATCTACGTCCTGCTCCCCTTCGTGAAGATCGGCGGACACCCGGCGGTCTTCCTCGACATCGAGGCCCGCCGCTTCTTCCTCTTCGGCGCCACCTTCAACGCACAGGACGCGTGGCTGCTCTTCTTCCTCCTCGCCAGCGTCGGCTTCGGCCTGCTCTTCTTCACCGCGTGGCTGGGCCGCGTCTGGTGCGGCTGGGCCTGCCCGCAGACGGTCTTCCTCGAGGGTGTCTACCGCCGGGTGGAGCGCTGGATCGAGGGGCCCCGCGAGAAGCGGATCCGCGCCAACGCTGGGCCGATGACGGCGGGGCTCTTCGCGAAGAAGGCGCTCAAGCACGCGGCCTTCGTCGCGATCTCGCTCCTCCTCGCCCACGTCTTCGTCAGCTTCTTCGTCTCGCTCGAGGCGCTCTTCGCCATGGTGCAGCGGGATCCCCGCGAGCATTGGGTGGCCTTCCTCTGGGTCTTCACCGTGGCGGCGCTGCTCTACTTCAACTTCGCCTGGTTCCGGGAGCAGCTCTGCATCGTGATCTGCCCCTACGGCAGGCTGCAGTCGGTGATGCAGGACGGCCATTCGCTGGTGATCGGCTACGACGTGCGCCGCGGCGAGCCCCGGGCGCGGATCACCCGGGCGGATCGCGAGAAGAAGATCGCGCTGCCGCAGGTCACGGGCGAGGCGCTCGCGGCGCCTGCTGCGACCACGGGGCTGGCGGCTCTCGCGGCGGAAGCTGCCGCCTTCACCCTGCCTGCTGCGGCGCCGGCGGCTGGCGCGCCGCCGAAGGGTGATTGCATCGACTGCCGCCGCTGCGTGGTGGTCTGCCCCACCGGCATCGACATCCGCAACGGCCTGCAGCTCGAGTGCATCGGCTGCGCCCAGTGCATCGACGCCTGCGACGAGGTGATGGACAAGGTCGGACGGCCCCGCGGGCTGATCCGCTACGACTCGCATGCAGGGCTCGCCGGCGAGCCGAAGCGCGTGGTGCGCGGGCGGCTCTTCGCCTACGGCGGCGCGCTGGCGGTGGCGATCCTCGCCCTCGCCTTCGGCAGCACCGTGGGCCGCAAGCCCTTCGAGGCGAACCTGCTCCGGGTGCGCGGCGCGCCCTACGTCCTCGAGGCGGGCAACATCCGCAACCAATACGAGCTCCACCTGGTGAACAAGAACGCGGCGGAGACCGAGTTCCGCATCAAGGTCGAGGTGCCGGCCGGTGCCCACGTCGTCCTGCCCCGCGAGACGGTGAAGCTGGGATCGCTCCAGAGCTTCCGGCTTCCGATCTTCGTCACGATGGAGGAGGCGGCCTTCACCGCGCCCTTC
- a CDS encoding CcoQ/FixQ family Cbb3-type cytochrome c oxidase assembly chaperone — MYQEFYRDSALLHLPLFTLIFFVAFFVAVVAWVFVMNRKDRFERMAQLPLSEGRIGSTNDE; from the coding sequence ATGTACCAGGAGTTCTACCGGGACAGCGCGCTCCTCCACCTGCCGCTCTTCACCCTGATCTTCTTCGTCGCCTTCTTCGTCGCGGTGGTGGCGTGGGTCTTCGTGATGAACCGCAAGGACCGCTTCGAGCGCATGGCGCAGCTGCCGCTTTCCGAAGGACGCATCGGGAGTACGAACGATGAGTGA